Proteins encoded within one genomic window of Paroedura picta isolate Pp20150507F chromosome 17, Ppicta_v3.0, whole genome shotgun sequence:
- the LOC143827256 gene encoding parvalbumin beta-like produces the protein MTGLNSTLYKTGPLPSATSLRGELSLDLSFSLPPSPPSFGKQPTSFEMAFAGILTDAEIAAGLDSCKAADSFNHKTFFAKVGLNGKSKEQLAKVFGILDQDKSGFIEEDELKKFLQNFKSGSRDLTDKETKEFLKAGDTDGDGKIGVDEFQALVHS, from the exons ATGACGGGTCTTAACTCGACCCTATATAAGACAGGACCTCTTCCCAGTGCGACTAGCCTAAGAGGAGAGCTCTCCTTagatctttctttctctctgccccctTCTCCTCCCAGCTTTGGAAAGCAACCAACAAG CTTTGAAATGGCTTTCGCTGGGATCCTGACCGATGCAGAGATAGCTGCTGGCCTGGACAGCTGCAAAG CTGCTGATTCCTTCAACCACAAGACCTTTTTTGCCAAAGTGGGTTTGAATGGCAAGTCTAAGGAACAGCTGGCAAAAGTGTTTGGAATTCTTGACCAGGACAAGAGTGGATTCATTGAGGAAGATGAACTGAA gAAATTCCTGCAGAATTTTAAGTCAGGCAGCAGAGATTTGACCGATAAGGAGACCAAGGAATTCCTGAAAGCGGGTGACACCGATGGAGATGGCAAAATTGGAGTGGATG agTTCCAGGCCCTGGTTCATTCTTAA